A single genomic interval of Sphingobacteriales bacterium harbors:
- a CDS encoding N-6 DNA methylase, whose amino-acid sequence MSAGRNINTLSQSWGTPHKYVNAVKEVFGGHIDLDPCSNEYSVVNAQTEYRLPKQDGLKESWNFPTIYVNPPYGIDKERGTTIKNWLAKCAHANEEYNSEVLALVPIAANTAHWKKYVFTKAKSICFLYDTRLRFLENGQDTGKGAPMACAMIYWGNNQSKFYEVFIEHGAVVDISNLIGERIGADRKKYELFH is encoded by the coding sequence ATGAGTGCAGGAAGAAATATAAATACACTAAGTCAAAGTTGGGGAACGCCCCATAAATACGTTAATGCTGTCAAAGAAGTATTTGGCGGACACATTGACTTAGACCCATGTTCAAACGAATATTCAGTTGTAAATGCTCAAACAGAGTATCGTTTACCTAAGCAAGACGGATTAAAAGAAAGTTGGAATTTTCCGACCATATACGTTAATCCACCTTATGGAATTGACAAAGAACGTGGGACAACAATAAAAAATTGGCTTGCAAAATGTGCTCATGCAAACGAAGAATACAACTCAGAAGTTTTGGCACTTGTTCCAATTGCAGCTAACACAGCCCATTGGAAAAAGTATGTTTTTACAAAAGCTAAGTCTATATGTTTTTTATACGACACAAGACTACGTTTTTTAGAGAACGGACAAGACACAGGTAAAGGAGCACCAATGGCTTGTGCTATGATTTATTGGGGTAACAATCAAAGTAAATTTTACGAAGTTTTTATTGAGCATGGAGCAGTTGTGGACATATCAAATCTAATTGGAGAAAGAATAGGTGCAGACAGAAAAAAATATGAACTATTCCACTGA
- a CDS encoding transposase has product MPGDSTKLRAQNSKKNNFNEKKIAQHLAYIDKKLDEYNAELAAADEENKQIIQAEIDKQTQRQLNYQALQQQLEDTGEKQISTTDPDSRQLITRNNITEVGYNVQTTVDDKHKLIIDYKLTNTNDSKAMGEMLQSAQTILGTTGFTALYDKGYHTGSEIKTAVEMGVEIMTAIPSVAACAPNPDYNFDRFDYNNLTDTYNCPQGETLRTNGNNYLKTKENSTYYVKHYKTTKCQHCPVKLLCTKNAKGRLIERSEYQQYVDINKKNIEKNKNLYKLRQQIVEHPYGTIKRQWGYSYIITKRGIERAAADVGLIMTAYNLRRLFNILPRELFKTWLKTLFFVFRLL; this is encoded by the coding sequence TTGCCCGGCGACTCGACCAAACTTCGGGCTCAAAACAGCAAGAAAAACAATTTTAATGAAAAGAAAATAGCACAACATCTTGCCTATATTGACAAAAAGTTAGACGAGTACAACGCCGAACTTGCCGCCGCCGATGAAGAGAACAAACAAATTATACAAGCAGAAATAGACAAACAAACACAACGGCAACTAAACTACCAAGCCCTTCAACAACAACTTGAGGATACGGGCGAAAAACAAATTTCTACAACCGACCCCGACAGCCGCCAACTCATTACCCGCAACAATATTACCGAAGTAGGGTACAACGTTCAAACCACCGTAGATGATAAACACAAACTCATTATTGATTACAAACTTACCAATACCAACGACAGCAAAGCTATGGGCGAAATGCTGCAAAGCGCGCAAACAATATTGGGAACAACGGGCTTTACAGCACTTTACGACAAAGGATATCACACCGGAAGTGAAATAAAAACGGCAGTCGAAATGGGGGTAGAAATTATGACAGCCATACCCTCAGTTGCCGCTTGCGCACCTAATCCGGATTACAATTTTGACCGCTTTGACTACAACAATCTTACCGATACCTACAACTGTCCGCAGGGAGAAACACTCCGTACAAACGGCAATAACTACCTCAAAACCAAAGAGAACTCGACCTATTATGTTAAACATTATAAAACCACTAAATGTCAGCATTGTCCCGTCAAATTGTTATGCACCAAAAATGCAAAAGGCAGACTCATAGAGCGGAGCGAGTACCAACAATATGTAGATATTAACAAAAAAAACATAGAAAAAAATAAAAACTTGTATAAGCTTCGGCAGCAAATAGTAGAACACCCCTACGGCACAATTAAACGGCAATGGGGTTACTCCTACATCATCACCAAGCGGGGCATTGAGCGCGCCGCCGCCGATGTGGGGCTTATAATGACTGCCTATAATTTGCGCCGATTATTCAATATTTTGCCTCGTGAGCTGTTCAAAACGTGGTTAAAAACCCTGTTTTTTGTTTTTCGTCTTTTATAG
- a CDS encoding transposase produces the protein MEYIKGIPREQAVLFTDCLDNIIASDNEVRLIDMFVESIEMEKFGFASKLNAEGRPAYNPKDLLKLFIYGYLNCIRSSRVLEKECRRNTEVMWLLQQLAPDHNTIANFRKDNQKAIREVFRHTVRIAKQFQLIGGKLIARRLDQTSGSKQQEKQF, from the coding sequence ATGGAATATATTAAAGGAATACCAAGAGAACAAGCCGTTTTATTTACCGATTGCTTAGACAATATTATCGCTTCGGACAATGAAGTTCGGTTAATTGATATGTTTGTTGAAAGTATTGAGATGGAAAAATTTGGTTTTGCCAGCAAACTAAATGCTGAAGGTCGGCCAGCATACAACCCGAAAGATTTGCTCAAATTGTTTATTTACGGGTATTTAAACTGCATTCGTTCTTCGAGAGTGTTAGAAAAAGAGTGCAGGCGCAATACCGAGGTGATGTGGCTGTTGCAACAATTAGCACCCGACCACAATACCATAGCCAATTTCCGGAAAGATAATCAAAAAGCCATCCGGGAAGTATTTCGGCACACCGTGCGCATAGCAAAACAATTTCAATTAATAGGGGGCAAACTCATTGCCCGGCGACTCGACCAAACTTCGGGCTCAAAACAGCAAGAAAAACAATTTTAA
- a CDS encoding multicopper oxidase domain-containing protein produces the protein MYNQKNMYIKLLPIILIQLATTTIFAQKVVRYDLYVKDTIVNFTGKQKRAIAVNGQIPMPTLTFTEGDTAEIHVHNRLKESTSLHWHGLYLPNKEDGVPYLTQMPIEPNTKHIYRFPIIQNGTHWYHSHSGLQEQIGMYGSMVLLKREDDPNFRNGIDDLPTVPIILSEWTDLNPNNVHRMLHNANDWFAIKKNTVQSYGEALKAGHLKTKLTNEWKRMLAMDVSDVYYDKFLINGKSESVAHGFNRGDKVRLRISNGGASSYFWLTYAGGKITVVANDGNDVEPVQVDRLIIGVSETYDVIVTIPTENTSYEFLATPEDRTKSASIYIGSGIKQLVSPLPKLKYFEGMKMMNDMMKMDGTMNDMGMDMSLQQMDMNTVMYPEITGENKPKKSEHSDHSNHTMPSSDIVTLNYTMLKSPTKTTLTKDAPIRELRFELTGNMNRYVWSMDNRVLAETDKILIKKGEIVRITLYNNSMMRHPMHLHGHDFRVINGQGDYAPLKNVLDIMPMETNVIEFEANLEGDWFFHCHILYHMMAGMNRVFSTENQAPNPLLPDKKWAYKKLQRESNELHFMFQNDFATNGNDGMTMLQNTRWSFGTEWRLGYSDKHGYETETHIGRYIGRNQWLMPFIGFDWRYRKHETPEKNLFGQTNTKDNRTQFSLGVAYTLPMLIILQTEVYHDGNVRVQLRREDIPLSKRFRAAFMVNTDREYMLGLNYIASKNLGFRTHYDSDMGFGVGLTFNY, from the coding sequence ATGTATAATCAAAAAAATATGTATATAAAATTGTTGCCAATTATTCTTATTCAATTGGCAACTACAACCATTTTCGCCCAAAAAGTGGTGCGATACGACCTTTACGTAAAAGATACTATCGTCAATTTTACAGGCAAACAAAAAAGAGCCATTGCCGTCAACGGACAAATTCCGATGCCAACTTTGACCTTTACCGAAGGTGATACGGCAGAAATCCACGTACACAACAGGCTTAAAGAAAGTACATCTTTGCATTGGCACGGTTTGTATTTACCCAATAAAGAAGATGGCGTACCATACTTAACACAAATGCCCATTGAGCCAAACACCAAACACATTTACCGCTTTCCTATTATTCAAAACGGCACGCATTGGTATCACAGCCACAGCGGTTTGCAGGAGCAAATAGGAATGTACGGTTCAATGGTGTTGCTCAAACGAGAAGACGACCCTAATTTCAGAAATGGGATTGATGATTTACCAACTGTTCCCATTATTTTAAGTGAATGGACAGACCTTAATCCCAACAATGTTCACCGTATGTTGCACAATGCCAATGATTGGTTTGCGATAAAGAAAAACACGGTTCAGAGTTACGGCGAAGCCCTAAAAGCAGGTCATTTAAAAACAAAACTGACCAACGAATGGAAACGAATGCTGGCAATGGATGTGAGTGATGTTTATTATGACAAATTCCTGATTAACGGCAAAAGCGAGTCAGTAGCCCACGGTTTTAACCGTGGCGACAAAGTACGATTGCGGATTTCAAATGGTGGTGCATCTTCCTATTTCTGGCTCACGTATGCAGGTGGAAAAATTACAGTAGTTGCCAATGATGGCAATGACGTGGAGCCTGTGCAAGTAGATAGACTGATTATTGGTGTTTCAGAAACCTATGATGTAATTGTTACCATTCCCACTGAAAATACGTCTTACGAATTTTTAGCAACACCCGAAGACCGTACTAAATCAGCATCAATTTACATAGGTTCAGGTATTAAGCAGTTGGTAAGTCCACTGCCCAAACTCAAATATTTTGAAGGGATGAAAATGATGAACGATATGATGAAAATGGACGGCACAATGAACGATATGGGTATGGATATGTCCTTGCAACAAATGGATATGAATACGGTAATGTACCCTGAAATAACAGGAGAAAATAAACCCAAAAAATCCGAACATTCAGACCATAGTAACCATACAATGCCAAGCAGTGACATTGTTACCTTAAACTACACAATGTTGAAATCACCCACTAAAACCACTTTAACAAAAGATGCACCTATCAGAGAATTAAGGTTTGAATTAACAGGCAATATGAACCGCTATGTGTGGAGTATGGATAACCGAGTGCTTGCTGAAACTGATAAAATTCTAATCAAAAAAGGAGAAATTGTAAGAATAACACTCTACAACAACTCGATGATGCGACACCCGATGCACTTGCACGGACACGATTTTAGGGTTATAAACGGGCAAGGCGATTATGCACCGCTTAAAAATGTTTTGGACATAATGCCTATGGAAACCAATGTGATTGAGTTTGAAGCCAATTTAGAAGGCGATTGGTTTTTTCATTGTCATATTCTCTACCATATGATGGCAGGGATGAACCGAGTTTTTAGTACAGAAAACCAAGCACCCAATCCATTGTTGCCTGACAAAAAATGGGCTTACAAAAAACTACAAAGAGAAAGCAACGAACTACATTTTATGTTTCAAAACGACTTTGCAACAAATGGAAATGATGGTATGACAATGTTGCAAAATACCCGATGGAGTTTTGGCACTGAATGGCGTTTGGGATATAGCGACAAACACGGATACGAAACAGAAACACACATAGGGCGATACATAGGCAGAAACCAATGGCTAATGCCCTTTATTGGCTTTGATTGGCGATACAGAAAGCACGAAACACCAGAAAAAAATCTTTTTGGGCAGACTAATACCAAAGACAATCGGACACAGTTTAGTTTAGGGGTTGCATATACTCTGCCAATGCTTATAATTTTACAAACAGAAGTCTATCACGATGGAAACGTAAGAGTACAATTAAGACGTGAAGACATTCCACTTTCAAAAAGGTTTAGAGCTGCATTTATGGTAAATACAGACAGAGAATATATGCTTGGACTGAATTATATCGCAAGTAAAAACTTAGGTTTCAGAACGCATTACGACAGTGATATGGGTTTTGGAGTAGGACTGACATTTAATTATTAA
- a CDS encoding class I SAM-dependent methyltransferase: MEQKKYIPALGYDFLTAYYDMAIKITMPEKKFRRLLVEEINPQENEHILEFGFGTGQNLLLVHKENPKTKLEGLDIDPKVKAIAEHKLAKNNIEIPLHLYNGSVLPFADNSFNKVYSCLVFHQLDAETKLNCLKELHRVMKPNGKLIIADWGKAQNKLMRLTFGLVQLLDGFKTTNDNVKGLMPDFISKADFENVVISKSINTAIGTFSYFKAIKNEIS, encoded by the coding sequence ATGGAACAAAAAAAATATATTCCTGCATTGGGTTACGATTTTTTGACAGCCTACTACGATATGGCAATAAAAATCACTATGCCCGAAAAGAAGTTCAGAAGGCTTTTGGTGGAAGAAATTAACCCACAAGAAAATGAACATATTTTAGAATTTGGTTTTGGTACAGGACAAAACTTGCTTTTAGTACACAAGGAAAATCCAAAGACAAAATTGGAAGGATTAGATATAGACCCCAAAGTAAAAGCCATTGCCGAACATAAATTGGCAAAAAACAACATTGAAATTCCATTGCATTTATACAATGGCAGTGTTTTGCCCTTTGCAGATAACAGCTTTAATAAAGTTTACAGTTGTTTAGTATTTCATCAATTAGATGCTGAAACGAAACTGAATTGCCTTAAAGAATTGCATCGTGTTATGAAACCCAACGGAAAACTCATTATTGCCGATTGGGGTAAAGCACAAAACAAATTGATGCGATTAACTTTTGGTTTAGTTCAGTTGTTAGATGGCTTCAAAACAACCAATGATAATGTGAAAGGATTGATGCCCGATTTTATTTCAAAGGCAGATTTTGAAAATGTAGTCATTTCAAAGTCAATCAATACCGCTATTGGCACATTTTCCTATTTTAAAGCAATAAAAAATGAAATTTCTTAA
- a CDS encoding DUF2911 domain-containing protein yields MKNIIFFLLVFVSLQGFAQHEHHNTKPDSTATKPKSPRTSAMAMVGNNHVHIDYGSPSVRGRNIWNGLVAYGQVWATGAHKATWIEFSEDVIINSKLIPKGKYGFFTIPNKKEWTIILNKDWDMHLADDYNAKNDVIRLKVKPKKTKSITETLTYEVKVFDDKKGKVSVSWEYLTVSFDFENQ; encoded by the coding sequence ATGAAAAATATAATATTTTTTCTTCTCGTGTTTGTGTCGCTACAAGGTTTTGCACAACACGAACACCACAATACTAAACCCGACAGCACCGCCACTAAACCAAAAAGCCCACGTACATCGGCTATGGCAATGGTAGGTAACAATCACGTGCATATTGATTATGGCTCGCCAAGCGTAAGGGGGCGAAATATTTGGAATGGCTTGGTAGCCTATGGTCAAGTGTGGGCAACAGGTGCACACAAAGCCACTTGGATAGAGTTTTCGGAAGACGTAATAATCAATTCAAAACTTATCCCAAAAGGAAAATATGGTTTCTTTACTATTCCCAACAAAAAGGAGTGGACAATCATCTTGAATAAAGATTGGGATATGCACTTGGCTGATGATTACAATGCTAAAAATGATGTTATTAGGCTAAAAGTAAAGCCAAAGAAAACGAAATCCATTACCGAAACACTCACTTATGAAGTAAAGGTATTTGATGATAAAAAAGGCAAAGTCAGTGTGTCTTGGGAATACCTGACAGTTTCATTTGATTTTGAAAATCAATAA
- a CDS encoding heavy metal translocating P-type ATPase: MVHTYQVTGMTCSSCEAKVKSSLLMIENVLNVEVSKDENSATITMDKHIPLDRLQRALPEKYQISAQHHSELAEQSKGWLATYKPILLIFFYITLVTLLVQFSNDRFDAMQWMRHFMAGFFLVFSFFKMLNLKGFAESYVMYDVVAKRLPAWAYIYAFTELALGIAFLINFNPLITNSVTFVVMSISIIGVLQSVLNKKKIQCACLGAVFNLPMSTVTIIEDALMIAMSGLMLFYHL, encoded by the coding sequence ATGGTACATACATATCAGGTAACAGGAATGACCTGTTCAAGTTGCGAAGCAAAAGTAAAATCATCTTTGTTGATGATAGAAAATGTATTAAACGTTGAAGTTTCAAAAGACGAAAATTCAGCCACAATCACAATGGATAAACACATTCCATTGGATAGGTTGCAAAGAGCCTTGCCTGAAAAGTATCAGATTTCTGCCCAACATCACAGCGAGTTGGCAGAACAAAGCAAAGGTTGGTTAGCCACCTACAAGCCCATTTTGTTGATATTTTTCTATATCACTTTGGTAACGCTATTGGTTCAGTTTTCCAACGATAGGTTTGATGCTATGCAGTGGATGCGACATTTTATGGCGGGGTTCTTTTTGGTGTTTTCGTTTTTCAAAATGCTCAATTTAAAAGGCTTTGCCGAAAGTTATGTAATGTATGATGTTGTTGCCAAACGTTTACCCGCTTGGGCTTATATCTATGCTTTCACAGAATTGGCTTTGGGCATTGCGTTTTTAATCAATTTCAATCCGCTTATTACTAATAGTGTAACATTTGTTGTAATGAGTATTAGCATTATTGGGGTATTGCAATCGGTATTGAACAAAAAGAAAATCCAATGTGCTTGTTTGGGTGCCGTGTTCAATCTGCCAATGAGTACCGTTACCATTATTGAAGATGCACTAATGATAGCAATGAGTGGATTGATGTTATTTTATCATCTCTAA
- a CDS encoding helix-turn-helix transcriptional regulator, which translates to MKLYIKNMVCSRCKMVVKSELEKLGLQLLAVDLGEVEVTPISERQKSEIAEHLKGFGFELIDDKKSRLIDKIKTLIIELVHQQNAQLNTNLSDYLSKQLTQDYSSLSNLFSEVEDTTIEKYFINQKIEKVKELLLYDELTLNEIAFQMNYSSVAYLSNQFKKVTGFSPSYYKQLKDKKRKQIEDF; encoded by the coding sequence ATGAAGCTATACATCAAAAATATGGTGTGTAGTCGCTGCAAAATGGTAGTGAAGTCTGAGTTGGAAAAACTCGGACTTCAACTACTCGCAGTTGATTTAGGCGAAGTAGAAGTAACACCCATTTCAGAAAGGCAAAAAAGTGAAATTGCAGAACACCTGAAAGGTTTTGGTTTTGAACTGATTGATGACAAGAAAAGCCGATTAATTGATAAAATTAAAACTTTAATAATTGAATTGGTGCATCAACAAAATGCCCAACTCAACACCAATCTTTCTGATTATTTATCAAAACAGTTAACACAAGATTATTCATCTCTTAGCAATTTGTTCTCGGAAGTAGAAGATACGACCATTGAGAAATACTTTATTAACCAAAAAATTGAAAAGGTGAAAGAATTGCTTCTGTATGATGAATTGACACTGAATGAAATTGCTTTTCAGATGAATTATAGCAGTGTGGCCTATTTAAGTAATCAGTTTAAAAAAGTGACTGGGTTTTCCCCTTCCTATTACAAACAATTGAAAGACAAAAAGCGAAAGCAGATCGAAGACTTTTAA
- a CDS encoding DUF3347 domain-containing protein, producing the protein MKSIKILMAITLLLSFTACNAQIKNAKTESVKIYGNCGMCKTTIEKAGNVKKVAQVDWNKDTKMATLTYDPSKTNQDEVLKRIALAGYDSEKFLAPDDVYAKLPECCQYDRVKKSETVKVETIDNHSNHNHGGATDKSTETKQEVNQLKSVFENYFALKDALVKSDGNLASAKTKDLLISLNDVQMDKLSEEEHRVWMSVLKDLKFAAKHIEETKDVEHQRVHFNTLSNNLYQVLKVSKHESPTFYQHCPMANNGKGANWLSKENTVMNPYYGSKMLACGKTIETIK; encoded by the coding sequence ATGAAATCAATAAAAATATTGATGGCAATAACACTATTGCTATCGTTTACAGCGTGTAACGCTCAAATCAAAAACGCTAAAACCGAAAGCGTAAAAATTTACGGTAACTGTGGTATGTGTAAAACGACCATTGAAAAAGCAGGTAATGTCAAGAAAGTAGCTCAGGTAGATTGGAACAAAGATACCAAAATGGCTACTCTTACTTACGACCCAAGCAAGACCAATCAAGATGAAGTTTTGAAACGCATTGCATTGGCGGGTTATGATAGCGAAAAATTTCTTGCACCTGATGATGTCTATGCGAAACTTCCTGAATGCTGTCAATACGACCGTGTGAAAAAATCGGAAACGGTAAAAGTAGAAACGATAGACAACCATTCTAATCACAATCACGGTGGGGCAACTGACAAGTCAACAGAAACAAAGCAAGAAGTAAATCAACTCAAATCAGTTTTTGAAAACTATTTCGCACTTAAAGATGCTTTGGTAAAATCTGATGGAAACTTGGCTTCTGCCAAAACAAAAGATTTGCTCATCAGTCTTAATGATGTGCAAATGGACAAACTTTCTGAAGAAGAACATAGGGTTTGGATGAGTGTATTGAAGGACTTAAAGTTTGCTGCCAAACATATAGAAGAAACAAAAGATGTTGAGCATCAACGGGTCCATTTCAACACTTTATCAAATAACCTGTACCAAGTCTTGAAGGTTTCCAAACATGAAAGCCCCACCTTTTACCAACATTGCCCAATGGCAAATAACGGAAAAGGTGCCAATTGGTTGAGTAAAGAAAATACGGTAATGAATCCCTACTACGGTTCTAAAATGCTCGCTTGTGGCAAAACAATTGAAACTATTAAATAA